In Lodderomyces elongisporus chromosome 2, complete sequence, the following proteins share a genomic window:
- the NOP9 gene encoding Nucleolar protein 9 (BUSCO:EOG09261BPJ), which translates to MGKTKSRGRRAEKKEAEKELLQNAQSLAGENDSKVSQPSNIPNTFFGLVDSTEIEYFKQAESTLNINAFETDEERNGFISSVLEEAQGKELKLVTNQICSKLMERLILFADSSQLKAIFETFSGHFASLAFHKYSSHVLETFLVRAAALIELELTQTDEDYNEGHGEERDKDYNEEQERRQKVQEQSSSEKKSVEEMFLNMVNELKPYLSTMIDHQYASHVLRLLILILAGKELPSTTTSNSTLRSKKSKIARKMIEIKDNEDFDRAYQTPPSFKNELREYIQIITKDLDTKRARELSIHKVASPVLQLIIRVEGLVDRERTLWHLVFAKQSEEKVPEEESFVEYLLSDSVGSHFFEGIIKNDGARPQYIERLYKLYMKDRVLKLARRATTGVYIIQALMFKLKPVEVEYILDIIIPELANLISIADNQNLDLARRIVDASIIRGNYRRDDIIQQLFLKFAPNYDLSNPQSSTSTEFLENALQLTGSTLGNTRDDWPTAEERRRALFLEKLMELDYRFIICAWLNFMALPVERFVQMCMHGVFSHVVENALVVEKDEPKNVQILRKRFLNIFQGNIVTLACNSYGSHIVDKLWNFTVFLPMYKDRVALELMGEATKVKDSNYGKLVWKNWGMELFARKKYDWKSLIKAQENEFLGVDEDTERPLKPIELKMNNLARERKEQQERAEQAQMGYNKRKLDELTGNGEKRQKVRGRRRE; encoded by the coding sequence ATGGGAAAGACAAAATcgagaggaagaagagctgaaaagaaggaggCTGAGAAAGAGCTTTTGCAAAACGCTCAATCATTAGCAGGTGAAAACGATTCAAAAGTCTCGCAACCTTCCAATATTCCAAACACATTCTTTGGACTTGTCGATTCGACAGAGATTGAATATTTCAAACAAGCTGAATCTACATTAAACATAAACGCCTTTGAAACCGATGAAGAGAGAAATGGGTTCATTAGTTCAGTGTTGGAAGAAGCGCAAGGTAAAGAGTTGAAACTTGTAACGAATCAAATATGCTCAAAACTTATGGAGAGGTTGATCTTGTTTGCGGACTCCTCTCAACTCAAAGCAATTTTTGAGACATTTTCAGGTCATTTCGCATCATTGGCTTTCCACAAGTATTCGTCGCATGTTTTGGAGACATTTTTGGTCAGAGCTGCTGCATTGATTGAATTGGAGTTGACTCAAACAGATGAGGACTATAATGAAGGACACGGTGAAGAGCGTGACAAAGACTATaatgaagaacaagaaagaaggcAAAAAGTACAAGAACAAAGTCTGTCGGAGAAAAAATCGGTTGAGGAAATGTTCCTCAATATGGTCAACGAACTTAAACCATATTTGAGTACTATGATAGATCATCAGTATGCATCACATGTTTTAAGattattgattttgattctcGCCGGGAAGGAGCTTCCATCTACAACCACTTCTAATTCAACATTGAGATccaaaaagtcaaaaatTGCAAGAAAAATGATTGAAATCAAGGATAATGAAGATTTTGATAGGGCTTATCAAACACCGCCATCATTTAAAAATGAATTGCGagaatatatacaaatcaTCACCAAGGATTTAGATACCAAGAGAGCTAGAGAATTGAGTATACACAAGGTTGCGTCGCCAGTGTTGCAACTAATTATCCGCGTTGAGGGTTTAGTCGATCGTGAAAGAACTTTATGGCACTTGGtgtttgcaaaacaatCTGAAGAGAAAGTTCCCGAAGAGGAATCATTCGTTGAATATCTCTTGTCAGACTCCGTTGGGTCTCATTTCTTTGAAGGTATTATCAAAAATGATGGTGCTAGACCGCAATATATTGAACGGTTATACAAATTATACATGAAAGATCGAGTTCTTAAATTGGCAAGAAGAGCAACTACTGGTGTTTATATTATACAAGCATTGAtgttcaaactcaaacctGTGGAAGTTGAATATATATTAGACATTATTATCCCGGAGTTGGCCAATTTGATTTCGATTGCTGATAATCAAAATTTGGACTTGGCTCGTCGTATTGTTGATGCATCCATTATCCGTGGAAATTATAGACGCGACGATATTATTCAGcaattgtttttaaaatttgCCCCCAACTATGATTTATCGAATCCACAATCAAGTACCTCGACAgagtttttggaaaacgCACTCCAGTTAACCGGCTCAACATTGGGAAATACTAGAGACGATTGGCCAACTGCTGAAGAGCGAAGGCGTGCATTGTTTTTGGAGAAATTGATGGAATTGGATTATAGATTTATTATTTGTGCATGGTTGAACTTTATGGCTTTACCTGTGGAAAGGTTTGTACAAATGTGCATGCATGGAGTGTTTTCGCATGTGGTGGAGAATGCTTtagttgttgaaaaagacgAGCCGAAAAACGTGCAAATCCTTCGCAAAAGATTTTTGAATATTTTCCAAGGTAATATTGTTACCTTAGCATGCAATTCCTATGGTTCTCATATCGTTGATAAATTGTGGAATTTCACCGTATTCTTACCGATGTATAAAGACAGAGTCGCTTTAGAGTTGATGGGCGAAGCTACCAAAGTGAAGGACAGTAATTATGGTAAGTTGGTTTGGAAGAACTGGGGTATGGAATTGTTTGCTAGGAAGAAATACGATTGGAAGCTGTTGATAAAGGCCcaagaaaatgaatttttaGGTGTTGATGAAGACACTGAGAGACCATTGAAGCCAATcgaattgaaaatgaacaaCTTGGCGCGTGAGCgtaaagaacaacaagaaagagCCGAACAAGCACAAATGGGTTACAACAAGCGAAAGCTTGATGAATTGACCGGTAATGGtgaaaagagacaaaaagtAAGGGGCCGTAGACGTGAATAA
- the KTR4 gene encoding putative mannosyltransferase ktr4, with protein MVTIRKRKLLYFVIFSLTCILFLLHSLNSGGIYRGSNDSKSSDSSSNNNNNNDWSFKSLTERFDFSYLPNLSNNLKSSYNQLNLISDPGLEKKGYILEPGNVKFKFINNVKKRGTPEQVINENMEKYRQLMNKEIGKPQDASLVPPPDDSHEYDKKRANATILALVRNEELIKIGQSIKKFQRSFNSKFNYPYTFINDQPFTERFKQRITKYTENAPVEFVVIKPEQWNKPSFIDEAKEAKEMQLMHDHNIAYAKKASYHNMCRFYSGQFYNLPELQKYKYYWRIEPQVKFFTDVQYDVLKYMEDTQKIYGFTVSLYDIEESVKTLWPETLKFLNQGDNYKYVNPNGSFQWLVENLQNPKKNKMAGGYSTCHFWSNFEIGDMDFFRSEAYSTWFKYLDSTGGFYYERWGDAPVHSIGVSLFADKSKIHWFRDLGYNHDPYFNCARTPWTSACTVARFSRYEHLNKENCVINWLEYDEIKDVY; from the coding sequence ATGGTTACAAttagaaaaaggaaattgtTATATTTCGTGATCTTCTCATTGACATGCATCTTGTTTCTATTACATCTGCTAAATAGTGGTGGGATTTATCGTGGCAGTAATGATTCCAAGCTGTCCgatagcagcagcaataataataataataacgaTTGGTCATTTAAATCGCTCACAGAACGATTCGACTTTTCATACTTGCCCAACCTAAGTAACAACCTCAAGTCATCCTACAATCAGCTAAACTTAATCTCGGACCCAGggttggaaaagaaaggataTATATTAGAGCCGGGCAATGTCAAGTTCAAATTTATCAATaatgtaaagaaaagaggtaCTCCAGAGCAAGTTATTAATGAGAATATGGAAAAGTATAGACAGCTAATGAACAAAGAGATTGGAAAGCCTCAGGACGCGTCGTTAGTGCCGCCTCCCGACGACTCGCATGAAtatgataaaaaaagagcaaacGCAACTATTCTTGCACTTGTGAGAAATGAGGAGTTGATAAAAATTGGGCAAAGTATAAAAAAGTTTCAGAGGCTGTTTAATTCGAAATTCAACTATCCGTATACGTTTATCAATGATCAGCCATTTACTGAAAGATTCAAGCAACGAATCACCAAGTATACAGAAAATGCACCAGTTGAGTTTGTAGTGATAAAGCCTGAACAATGGAATAAACCAAGCTTTATCGACGAGGCAAAAGAAGCTAAGGAAATGCAGCTAATGCATGACCACAATATCGCTTATGCAAAGAAAGCATCGTACCATAACATGTGTCGTTTTTACCTGGGACAATTCTATAATTTACCAGAGTTGCAAAAATACAAGTATTATTGGAGGATAGAACCGCAAGTGAAATTCTTTACCGACGTCCAGTATGACGTGCTTAAATACATGGAAGATACTCAAAAGATTTATGGTTTCACAGTGAGCTTGTATGACATAGAAGAGTCCGTCAAAACACTTTGGCCAGAAACGTTGAAATTTCTCAATCAAGGAGATAATTACAAATATGTAAACCCCAATGGTAGTTTCCAATGGCTTGTGGAAAACTTGCAAAATCccaagaagaacaagatgGCTGGCGGTTACTCAACATGTCATTTCTGGTCCAATTTTGAGATTGGCGATATGGATTTCTTTAGGAGTGAGGCATATAGTACTTGGTTCAAATATCTAGATTCCACTGGTGGATTCTATTACGAAAGATGGGGCGATGCACCTGTTCATTCTATTGGAGTTAGTCTTTTTGCAGACAAGTCCAAAATCCACTGGTTTAGAGATTTGGGCTATAATCATGACCCCTATTTCAACTGCGCCAGAACTCCTTGGACATCGGCTTGTACAGTGGCAAGATTTTCAAGATATGAGCATTTGAATAAGGAAAATTGTGTTATCAATTGGTTGGAGTAtgatgaaataaaagacGTTTATTGA
- the RPP1 gene encoding RNA-binding RNA processing protein rpp1 (BUSCO:EOG09264THP) produces the protein MTYDLNIPWPVDNYNAKPTEAQQTNLVNTIVTNYALGVTHQAINFTVNESVKIPTGSLDLINPIPVKSLLSRLRPVCPDLKLYSRITLVVSDTSKLQGLSKLQSCFDLIAMQPLNEKALQMTVMNVECDLISFNLSSKLPFFLKFKTIGSGIQKGIRYEINYSHIVSGTKGYVNDNVNSNLLKKNWFSNVLQLIRSSRSKALVVSSGAQNPLQVRNGNDILVLLKTLGLDSSRAKSCITMESENALVNGRLRIKSHKQAISIGDEKLVNNDHEDSEKRNNASGYKRKISETPIGKILKKSKYV, from the coding sequence ATGACATATGATTTAAATATACCATGGCCTGTTGACAACTACAATGCTAAACCCACAGAGGCTCAACAGACTAACTTGGTAAACACAATAGTGACAAACTATGCACTTGGTGTAACCCATCAAGCTATCAATTTCACCGTCAATGAATCGGTAAAGATACCCACGGGTAGTCTAGATTTAATCAATCCTATTCCCGTAAAGTCACTATTGTCTAGACTCAGACCTGTATGTCCCGATCTCAAACTATATAGTCGAATAACCTTGGTTGTTAGTGATACTTCGAAATTGCAAGGATTGAGTAAATTGCAAAgttgttttgatttgattgcCATGCAGCCATTGAATGAGAAGGCTTTGCAAATGACTGTAATGAATGTTGAATGTGACTTGATCAGTTTTAACTTATCATCCAAATTACCATTTTTcctcaaattcaaaaccATTGGGAGTGGAATCCAAAAGGGAATCCGATACGAAATCAACTATTCGCATATTGTCAGCGGAACAAAGGGCTATGTCAATGATAACGTTAATTCAAACTTGCTCAAGAAAAACTGGTTTAGTAATGTCTTACAATTGATTAGAAGTTCGCGGTCTAAGGCGTTAGTTGTATCTAGTGGTGCTCAAAACCCATTACAAGTACGCAACGGCAATGATATTCTAGTCTTATTAAAGACTTTGGGACTTGATAGCAGTAGAGCAAAATCGTGTATTACTATGGAATCTGAAAATGCTCTTGTTAATGGAAGGTTGCGTATCAAGTCTCATAAGCAAGCTATATCCATTGGAGATGAGAAGTTGGTCAATAACGATCACGAGGATAGCGAGAAAAGGAATAATGCTCTGGGTTACAAGAGGAAAATATCTGAAACACCTATAGGCAAGATCTTgaagaaaagcaaatacGTATAA
- the MSD1 gene encoding aspartate--tRNA ligase msd1 (BUSCO:EOG09261Q18): MFYTAFGGCSKRLYSTLPEKASTLAKFNFPYSTGTIGSITTQLDKYLNRKDTLITLHGHIDRKSRIRPTVGFGFLRDQEGDVIQFIADADNNEHQSVLEKMKKLTVEDSISITGYAKPKVGKEQGRQEETAMATRSRTEDASKKPKAWELVVKDLQILNSSNLDASRLEKLKQTDPEDIPPQFRYLQLRTKFFQSALRTRSKIAQLVRNTLVNNHDFVEIETPLLFKSTPEGAREFLVPTRTYDQFYALPQSPQQYKQILMASGFTRYFQLAKCFRDEDLRADRQPEFTQVDLEMSYINSAEQIMKVVEDVVMNIWSKICNRPTYTLNEKGFLQKLTDIDNNKVQFSKLAYPEALSKYGIDKPDLRSDITFITLDEFFIGEENSEFSVVEACVLRNALDNENKSSKNKLPKELTSTHNYSRRRPYVWAIRNDKDLLWYEKLVEKKFMKKTNHFDEKKLKTILNLKPGDILAISTRSKFPYENPTPLGKFRQLAIKEFPGKWQRPIEKESGELVNDYKFEDMVVGSWVVDFPLFNPVEISSSTEDPYPEYSMNKYESTHHPFTMCKSEDYELMGSNPLQVRGEHYDLVINGVEVGGGSRRIHDPALQKYVFEEILQIKHYDQLFGHLLKALSMGCPPHAGLALGFDRLCAMVVGSSSIRDVIAFPKNQSGKDLVVESPTEVSEKALNEYFITKKNNNK, from the coding sequence ATGTTCTACACAGCATTTGGAGGATGTAGTAAGAGGTTATACTCGACACTACCAGAGAAAGCATCAACATTGGCGAAATTCAATTTCCCATATTCAACAGGTACAATTGGAAGTATTACAACACAGTTGGACAAGTATTTGAATAGAAAGGATACGCTAATTACTCTACATGGGCATATTGATAGAAAATCACGGATACGACCTACAGTTGGGTTTGGATTTTTAAGAGACCAGGAAGGAGACGTGATCCAGTTCATAGCCGATGCCGATAATAATGAACATCAACTGGTTCTcgaaaagatgaaaaagcTTACAGTTGAAGACTCTATAAGTATTACGGGCTACGCTAAGCCCAAGGTGGGTAAGGAGCAAGGAAGACAAGAAGAGACTGCAATGGCAACAAGGTCAAGAACAGAAGACGCAAgtaaaaaaccaaaagctTGGGAATTGGTTGTCAAAGACTTGCAGATTCTTAATTCGTCAAACTTGGACGCATCGAGGTTGGAGAAACTAAAACAAACAGATCCTGAAGATATACCACCTCAATTTCGGTACCTACAGCTTCGAACCAAATTTTTCCAAAGTGCACTTCGGACTCGAAGCAAAATTGCTCAATTGGTGAGAAACACACTTGTAAATAATCACGATTTCGTCGAAATTGAAACACCTTTGCTTTTCAAATCCACCCCTGAAGGAGCACGAGAGTTTTTAGTCCCAACACGTACGTATGACCAGTTTTACGCATTACCGCAATCACCACAGCAATACAAGCAAATTTTGATGGCCTCCGGGTTTACAAGATATTTCCAACTTGCCAAATGTTTCCGTGATGAGGATTTGAGAGCAGATAGACAACCGGAATTCACACAAGTGGATTTGGAAATGAGCTACATTAATAGTGCAGAACAAATCATgaaagttgttgaagatgttgTCATGAACATCTGGCTGAAAATTTGTAATCGTCCAACTTATACATTAAACGAAAAGggttttttacaaaaattgACAGACATCGATAACAATAAAGTGCAGTTTAGCAAGTTGGCATACCCTGAAGCGCTTCTGAAGTATGGTATTGATAAACCAGACTTACGATCTGATATCACCTTTATTACGTTGGATGAATTTTTCATTGGTGAAGAGAATTCAGAATTCAGCGTTGTTGAAGCATGTGTATTGCGAAATGCTCTTGATAATGAGAACAAGAGtagtaaaaataaattgcCAAAAGAATTGACAAGTACACATAATTACAGCAGAAGACGTCCATATGTCTGGGCTATTAGAAACGATAAAGATCTTTTATGGTATGAAAAGCTTGTTgagaaaaaatttatgaaaaagacaaatcattttgacgaaaaaaaattaaagacaATACTCAATCTTAAACCAGGAGATATTCTTGCAATTTCCACAAGATCAAAATTCCCATATGAGAACCCAACGCCATTGGGAAAATTTAGGCAACTTGCTATTAAAGAGTTTCCTGGCAAGTGGCAGAGACcaatagaaaaagagtcTGGTGAACTAGTTAATGACTACAAGTTTGAGGATATGGTAGTTGGATCATGGGTTGTTGATTTCCCTTTATTTAATCCAGTAGAAATAAGCAGTTCAACGGAGGACCCATATCCTGAATACTCCATGAATAAATATGAATCCACGCATCATCCTTTCACCATGTGTAAATCTGAAGATTACGAACTTATGGGATCAAACCCACTACAAGTTAGAGGTGAGCATTATGACTTGGTCATCAATGGTGTTGAAGTCGGCGGAGGCTCGCGAAGAATACACGATCCTGCTTTGCAGAAGTATGTATTCGAAGAGATTTTGCAGATAAAACACTATGACCAATTGTTTGGCCATTTATTGAAAGCACTAAGTATGGGATGCCCTCCGCATGCCGGATTGGCATTGGGTTTTGATAGATTATGTGCGATGGTGGTGGGCTCATCGAGTATACGAGATGTGATTGCTTTCCCGAAAAACCAATCAGGCAAGGATCTTGTCGTTGAAAGCCCTACAGAGGTTCTGGAAAAGGCATTAAACGAGTATTttattacaaaaaaaaataataataaatag
- the BET4 gene encoding Rab geranylgeranyltransferase, translated as MQHEVKRVQLTKDQLLQKYAKDQPKIKHYRELTDYLFDQRKSKVYNEETLKLTTSILQLNPEFYTMWNYRREIMDHVYSASSSTSDMSNIYISVLNNELNFILSLLKRFPKVYWIWNHRRWCLFKLVDFGAVDWGFEFKTVGKMLEMDQRNFHGWQYRRFVVENLQVEQLKKKEHNGCRDPKDGQEEKGEEKEGEDASEEATSKNEGVCNNLKVLKLYLDEFGYTTTKIQHDFSNFSAWHNRTKLIYKIYNLVTSLKKSDSGGGVGVGGIVSEEKISLFLNPLNVMKNDLEILQTGIYMSPEDNSVWLYLYWLLSDDIFVSAFKTQDEYLKVLKDQIKLIREVNELEKDDTGLDNVGCLKSFVFVRALIDKVEKRKELDDKEIVTNLEKLIKLDSLRRRRYEDQLSGKVPVL; from the exons ATG CAACACGAAGTGAAAAGAGTGCAATTGACAAAAGACCAACTCCTACAAAAGTATGCTAAAGATCAACCAAAGATCAAGCACTATAGAGAGCTTACGGATTATTTATTTGACCAACGCAAATCAAAAGTTTACAATGAAGAGACCTTGAAATTAACAACTAGCATATTACAATTAAACCCAGAGTTTTACACCATGTGGAACTACAGACGGGAAATAATGGATCATGTATATTCCGCTTCAAGCTCGACCTCGGACATGCtgaatatatacatttctGTGTTAAACAATGAGTTGAATTTTATTCTTTCGTTACTAAAAAGGTTTCCTAAAGTATACTGGATATGGAACCATCGAAGGTGGTGTTTGTTTAAACTCGTTGATTTTGGTGCTGTTGACTGGGGATTTGAGTTCAAAACAGTGGGCAAAATGTTGGAAATGGATCAACGGAACTTCCATGGCTGGCAGTATAGACGATTCGTAGTTGAGAATCTTCAAGTGGAGcagttgaaaaagaaagaacatAATGGTTGTCGTGACCCTAAGGATGGtcaggaagaaaaaggagaagagaaagaagggGAGGATGCTCTGGAGGAAGCTACATCTAAAAACGAAGGTGTTTGCAACAATCTAAAGGTTTTAAAATTGTACTTGGATGAGTTTGGTTACACAACCACTAAAATCCAACATGATTTTTCGAATTTTTCAGCATGGCACAATAGGACTAAACTAATTTATAAAATTTATAACTTGGTGACAagcttgaaaaaaagtgatAGTGGCGGTGgagttggtgttggtggtattgttagtgaagaaaagatttcattatttttgaACCCGTTGAATGTGATGAAAAATGATTTGGAGATTCTCCAAACAGGGATTTACATGAGCCCTGAAGACAACTCCGTATGGCTATATTTGTATTGGCTATTGTCTGATGATATTTTTGTTCTGGCATTTAAGACGCAAGATGAGTATTTGAAAGTTCTCAAAGATCAAATCAAACTAATCAGGGAGGTTAACGAGTTGGAAAAAGATGATACTGGGTTGGATAACGTTGGATGCTTAAagagttttgttttcgttaGAGCATTGATTgacaaagttgaaaaaagaaaggagcTAGATGACAAAGAGATTGTGACGAACCTTGAGAAGTTGATTAAATTGGACTCGTTGAGAAGGAGACGTTATGAGGATCAATTACTGGGCAAAGTTCCAGTGCTTTAG